The following DNA comes from Fibrobacter sp..
TATGAAGTACTCTGAAAACGAAGAACAGAAGAATCTTTTGAACCAGTTCCTGGCCTCCAACGGAGTGGAATTGTCTGCTGACGTATTGGCAAAGTTGTATGCCTTTGCAGACCTCGTGGTTGAAACCAAGGAATACGGCAACTTGATTTCCGAGAAGGATTCTCAGAAGTTCTTGTCTCGACATATTGCCGACTCCCTGGTGCCTTATATGTATATAGGTAAATTGGTGGATCCTATCGCTGCGCTCCAGGATGACAGATTCAAAGTCCAGGATGACACCGCAAACTTTCGCGTAGATATACTCAGCAAGCTGAAGGGTAAGCGCTGGGCGGACATGGGTGCCGGTGCAGGTTGCCCCAGTTTTCCGTTGGCCATCGTCATGCCGGAAGTTCAGTTCTACGCAGTGGAACCCCGCAACAAGCGAGTGCAGTTCATGAA
Coding sequences within:
- a CDS encoding class I SAM-dependent methyltransferase — encoded protein: MKYSENEEQKNLLNQFLASNGVELSADVLAKLYAFADLVVETKEYGNLISEKDSQKFLSRHIADSLVPYMYIGKLVDPIAALQDDRFKVQDDTANFRVDILSKLKGKRWADMGAGAGCPSFPLAIVMPEVQFYAVEPRNKRVQFMNFVKDQLHLDNMTVVGKRFETSGLAYLDFVSCRALSTFENDWERAQPGLARGGQFVTLKSYNNIVHLENDPAVHIYKYALPQEEQEYALVTRGNE